A single window of Ferrimonas balearica DSM 9799 DNA harbors:
- the aroC gene encoding chorismate synthase: MAGNSIGKLFTVTTFGESHGPALGAIVDGCPPGLAISEADLQGDLDRRRPGSSRFTTARREPDQVKILSGVFEGKTTGTPIGLLIENTDQRSKDYSEIAPLFRPGHADYPYHHKYGNRDYRGGGRSSARETAMRVAAGAIAKKYLAEQHGIEIRACVSQLGPIAAQQFDWSVVETNPFFFPDPSQLEALDEYMRALKKEGDSIGAKVRVEATSVPVGLGEPVFDRLDADLAHALMGINAVKAVAVGDGFDVVTQKGSEHRDEMYPDGFASNHSGGVLGGISSGQPLVAEIALKPTSSIMVPGHSIDVDGNPVEMVTRGRHDPCVGIRAVPIVEAMVAIVLMDHLLRHRAQNLDVSVTTPVLSMRD; the protein is encoded by the coding sequence ATGGCCGGCAACAGCATCGGAAAACTCTTTACCGTCACCACCTTTGGTGAAAGTCATGGCCCCGCGCTTGGGGCCATTGTTGATGGCTGCCCTCCGGGGCTGGCCATCTCCGAAGCCGACCTGCAGGGCGACCTGGATCGCCGTCGCCCGGGCAGTTCGCGCTTTACCACCGCACGGCGTGAACCGGACCAGGTGAAAATCCTGTCCGGCGTGTTTGAAGGCAAGACCACCGGTACCCCGATTGGCCTGCTGATTGAGAACACCGACCAGCGCAGCAAGGATTATTCGGAGATCGCCCCGCTGTTTCGGCCGGGCCACGCCGATTACCCTTACCACCACAAATACGGCAACCGCGACTATCGCGGCGGCGGTCGCAGCTCCGCGCGGGAAACCGCGATGCGGGTGGCGGCCGGTGCCATCGCCAAGAAGTACCTGGCCGAACAGCACGGCATTGAGATCCGCGCCTGTGTCAGTCAGCTGGGCCCGATTGCGGCGCAGCAGTTCGATTGGTCCGTGGTGGAAACCAACCCCTTCTTTTTCCCCGACCCCAGCCAGCTGGAGGCACTTGATGAGTACATGCGGGCACTGAAAAAGGAGGGCGACTCCATCGGCGCCAAGGTGCGGGTGGAAGCCACCTCCGTTCCGGTGGGGCTGGGTGAGCCGGTGTTTGATCGCCTGGATGCCGACCTGGCCCATGCCCTGATGGGCATCAACGCGGTGAAAGCCGTGGCGGTGGGTGACGGTTTTGATGTGGTGACCCAGAAGGGTTCAGAGCATCGTGACGAGATGTACCCCGACGGCTTTGCCAGCAACCACTCCGGTGGCGTACTGGGGGGCATCAGCTCCGGCCAGCCGTTGGTGGCGGAGATTGCCCTCAAACCCACCTCCTCCATTATGGTGCCCGGCCACAGCATTGATGTGGATGGCAATCCGGTGGAGATGGTGACCCGAGGTCGACACGATCCCTGTGTTGGCATCCGTGCCGTGCCCATTGTGGAAGCGATGGTGGCCATTGTTCTGATGGATCACCTGTTGCGTCACCGCGCCCAGAATCTGGACGTATCTGTCACGACCCCTGTGTTGTCCATGCGAGATTGA
- the prmB gene encoding 50S ribosomal protein L3 N(5)-glutamine methyltransferase: MEKIFLDEAITELHTIDDMLRWCVSRFNAAGIYYGHGTDNPWDEAVALVMHTLHLPLEIGNQVRGARLTSTEKHRIVELVIRRVRERVPVPYLTNTAYFAGLEFYVDERVLVPRSPFAELIENDFKPWLYNKPVNRILDLCTGSACIAIACAYAFENAEVDAVDISDDALEVAQINIEQHGMLERVFPIQSDGFTALEGQKYDLIVSNPPYVDAEDMGDLPEEFHHEPELGLASGRDGLDLTKRILARAADHLTDDGILIVEVGNSMVALAEQYPEVPFTWLEFERGGDGVFLLTREQLLEAQDLFAIYRD, translated from the coding sequence GTGGAAAAGATCTTTCTCGATGAAGCCATCACCGAGCTTCACACCATCGACGACATGCTGCGCTGGTGCGTAAGCCGTTTTAACGCCGCTGGGATCTACTACGGCCACGGCACGGACAACCCCTGGGATGAAGCCGTTGCGTTGGTGATGCACACCCTTCACCTGCCGCTGGAGATTGGCAACCAGGTGCGTGGCGCCCGCCTGACCAGCACCGAAAAGCATCGCATCGTCGAATTGGTGATCCGCCGTGTGCGTGAGCGTGTGCCGGTTCCCTACCTGACCAACACCGCCTACTTCGCTGGCCTGGAGTTCTACGTGGATGAGCGCGTACTGGTGCCGCGCAGCCCGTTTGCCGAACTGATCGAAAACGACTTCAAACCCTGGCTCTACAACAAGCCGGTGAATCGTATCCTCGACCTGTGCACCGGCTCCGCCTGCATTGCGATTGCCTGTGCCTATGCGTTTGAGAACGCTGAGGTGGATGCGGTCGACATCAGTGACGACGCACTGGAAGTGGCCCAGATCAACATCGAGCAGCACGGCATGCTGGAGCGGGTGTTCCCGATCCAGTCTGACGGCTTTACCGCGCTGGAAGGGCAGAAGTACGACCTGATCGTCTCCAACCCGCCCTACGTGGACGCTGAAGACATGGGCGACCTGCCGGAAGAGTTCCACCACGAGCCGGAACTGGGCCTGGCCTCTGGCCGCGACGGTCTGGACCTGACCAAGCGCATCCTGGCCCGTGCCGCCGACCACCTGACCGACGATGGCATCCTGATCGTGGAGGTGGGTAACTCCATGGTGGCCCTGGCCGAGCAGTACCCGGAAGTGCCCTTTACCTGGCTGGAGTTCGAGCGTGGCGGTGACGGTGTGTTCCTGCTGACCCGGGAACAACTGCTGGAAGCCCAGGACCTGTTCGCCATCTACCGCGATTAA
- the smrB gene encoding endonuclease SmrB → MKKKNTLAPDELELFRDTVDGIRPLNHDTVVHRRAQSSRQAVQQQQQRREADHYFSDSYQPALPTEGPMRYVRDGVSSYEVKRLRRGDYVPDLLLDLHGYTQAEARHEIIALINACKKQHISCASVMHGLGSGVLKRQVPAWLTQHPDVMAFHQAPLEWGGDGALLILVDIGLTDEG, encoded by the coding sequence ATGAAGAAAAAGAATACTCTGGCTCCCGACGAACTCGAACTGTTCCGGGATACCGTTGATGGCATCCGCCCCCTGAACCACGACACCGTGGTGCACCGCCGTGCCCAGTCCAGCCGCCAGGCGGTGCAACAGCAGCAACAGCGTCGCGAAGCCGACCACTACTTTTCCGACAGCTACCAGCCTGCCCTGCCTACGGAGGGGCCGATGCGCTATGTCCGTGACGGGGTATCCAGCTACGAAGTGAAGCGGCTGCGCCGGGGTGACTACGTGCCCGACCTGCTGCTGGACCTGCACGGCTACACCCAGGCTGAGGCACGACACGAGATCATCGCCCTCATCAACGCCTGTAAGAAACAGCACATCAGCTGCGCCAGCGTCATGCACGGGCTTGGCAGTGGCGTGCTAAAGCGCCAGGTGCCAGCCTGGTTGACCCAGCACCCGGATGTGATGGCCTTTCACCAGGCTCCACTGGAGTGGGGCGGCGACGGCGCTCTGCTGATATTGGTGGATATCGGTTTAACCGACGAGGGCTAA
- the sixA gene encoding phosphohistidine phosphatase SixA, producing the protein MKLFLMRHGEASFDASTDRQRPLTPLGVTQTQQMAAHLASRIAQLDQVFVSPYLRAQQSWQACEVLLPKAQKIHTLNELVPEACPQTAHDLLLAYMDVQGAETGLVIAHMPLLGYLVSEFVPAEAPPLFATSALAQIELKPTPTLISLQGPSDLALVG; encoded by the coding sequence ATGAAACTGTTTTTGATGCGCCATGGTGAGGCCAGCTTCGATGCCAGCACCGATCGACAGCGGCCATTGACACCATTAGGCGTTACCCAGACTCAACAGATGGCCGCCCACCTGGCCAGCCGGATTGCTCAACTGGACCAGGTGTTTGTCAGCCCCTATCTGCGGGCCCAGCAAAGCTGGCAGGCCTGTGAAGTGTTGTTGCCCAAGGCTCAGAAGATCCACACCCTGAACGAACTGGTGCCGGAAGCCTGCCCCCAGACCGCCCACGACCTGCTGTTGGCATATATGGACGTTCAGGGTGCCGAGACCGGCCTGGTGATCGCCCATATGCCGTTGTTGGGCTACCTGGTCAGTGAGTTTGTTCCCGCTGAAGCTCCCCCGCTGTTCGCCACCTCGGCACTGGCGCAGATTGAACTGAAGCCCACGCCCACCCTCATCAGCCTGCAGGGGCCGTCAGATTTAGCCCTCGTCGGTTAA
- a CDS encoding insulinase family protein, with amino-acid sequence MTDKLIISPNDPRHYRLVVLENGLRVTLVHDPEASKGAAAMAVRAGHFDDPADREGMAHFLEHMLFLGTRDYPKAGEYQQFISEHGGNHNAWTGPEFTSYYFDVEPAALESALHRFSQFFTAPLFDAALVEKERQSVDSEYRMKLQDDMRRFYQVHKETVNPAHPFSKFSVGNQQTLADRPDRPVREELLAFHRQHYSANLMTLVVVSPLSLDQAEAMVQAHFCAIANLKLTKSLPDVPLYRDEDRNIEIRMLPNKRQRQMTLTFPLPALDPWYRHKPLTYLSYLLGYEGPGSLLSVLKYEGLVSQLSAGGGINGYNFKDYNVSYQLTEKGLAAPDRILAMTFQYLQMIREGGVEDWRYQERQQLLERAFRFQEPSKPLDLASHLAINMHHYDDEDVAYGDYRMDGLDHDTVNYILASFTPDGVRLTLIAPDLDTDQRAKWYDTPYACLPISQARRAGWLSGERHPKLALPDPNPYLVGLLEPREEASPGPHPVLLPELSRLSLWFKKDQDFHVPKAHLFLALDSESSHHDARTAALTRLYIAMLMDSLAEPTYQAEVAGLSYNIYPHQGGLTLHLSGFTGGQEKLLDLLLRKARQRDFAPQRFNELKAQLLRNWNGIRTARPISRLFNALTATLQRRSHEPLNMAAALENCSLEQLHHHIDTLYQSVHVEGLIYGDWLQAEAEGLSQRLNHTLSQVSKPGPEVQRQLISIQGRGTILREISHDHQDSAIIVYYQSRQSDLDKMALFCLLNHSMTSSFFNELRTKQQLGYMVGTSYVPMNRCPGIIFYVQSPVAGPLQLMESIDQFIADYSYALMQISASQWQATKDALCNQILEQDNNLKSKAQRLWVSIGNKDTDFDHREKIAEAIQKLERADLIRYIMQQMRRSNPDRLVLYSIGGSHSEHEPLSGERQITDLSYFKGQADLIDF; translated from the coding sequence ATGACCGACAAGCTAATAATCAGTCCCAACGACCCCCGGCACTACCGCTTAGTGGTGCTGGAAAATGGCTTGCGTGTCACCCTGGTGCACGACCCCGAAGCCAGTAAAGGGGCTGCCGCCATGGCGGTGCGTGCCGGCCATTTTGATGACCCTGCCGACCGCGAAGGCATGGCGCACTTCCTTGAGCATATGCTGTTTTTGGGAACACGCGACTATCCCAAAGCGGGGGAGTACCAGCAGTTCATCAGCGAACATGGTGGCAACCATAACGCCTGGACCGGCCCGGAGTTCACCAGCTACTACTTCGATGTGGAGCCCGCAGCCCTGGAATCGGCGCTGCACCGCTTCAGCCAGTTCTTCACGGCCCCGCTGTTTGATGCGGCCCTGGTCGAGAAAGAGCGCCAGTCGGTGGATTCCGAGTACCGCATGAAGCTGCAGGACGACATGCGCCGCTTCTACCAGGTGCACAAGGAAACGGTGAATCCGGCCCACCCCTTCTCCAAGTTCTCCGTCGGCAACCAGCAGACTCTGGCGGACCGCCCGGACCGTCCTGTACGGGAAGAGCTACTGGCGTTCCATCGCCAGCACTACTCCGCCAACCTGATGACCCTGGTGGTGGTCAGCCCGCTGTCCCTGGATCAGGCCGAAGCCATGGTTCAGGCTCATTTCTGTGCCATCGCCAACCTGAAGCTGACCAAATCCCTGCCGGACGTGCCGCTGTACCGCGACGAGGACCGCAACATCGAGATACGGATGCTGCCGAACAAGCGACAGCGCCAGATGACCCTGACCTTCCCGCTGCCCGCGCTCGACCCCTGGTACCGGCATAAGCCACTGACCTACCTCTCCTACCTGCTCGGCTATGAAGGGCCCGGAAGCCTGCTGTCGGTGCTGAAGTATGAAGGCCTGGTCAGCCAGCTCAGTGCCGGAGGCGGCATCAATGGCTACAACTTCAAGGATTACAACGTCAGCTATCAGCTGACCGAAAAAGGACTGGCTGCCCCGGACCGCATCCTGGCCATGACCTTCCAGTATCTGCAGATGATCCGGGAAGGCGGCGTAGAGGATTGGCGCTATCAGGAGCGGCAGCAACTGCTCGAGCGCGCCTTCCGGTTTCAGGAGCCCAGCAAACCTCTGGACCTGGCCAGCCACCTCGCCATCAACATGCACCATTACGACGATGAAGACGTGGCGTATGGCGATTACCGCATGGATGGCCTGGACCACGATACCGTCAACTACATTCTCGCCAGCTTCACCCCGGATGGGGTCCGCCTGACCCTGATCGCGCCGGACCTCGACACCGACCAGCGCGCCAAGTGGTATGACACCCCATACGCCTGCCTGCCCATCAGCCAGGCGCGCCGGGCTGGCTGGCTCAGCGGCGAGCGCCACCCCAAACTGGCACTGCCAGACCCCAACCCCTATCTGGTTGGGCTGCTGGAACCCCGTGAGGAAGCCAGTCCCGGCCCCCATCCGGTGCTGCTGCCGGAGCTGTCACGGCTGTCACTCTGGTTCAAGAAAGACCAGGACTTCCATGTCCCCAAGGCACACCTTTTCCTGGCACTGGACAGTGAGAGCAGTCACCATGATGCCCGCACCGCTGCCCTCACCCGGCTCTATATCGCCATGCTGATGGACTCGCTGGCAGAGCCCACCTATCAGGCGGAAGTGGCCGGACTCAGTTACAACATCTATCCCCATCAGGGCGGTCTGACCCTGCATCTCAGCGGCTTTACCGGTGGCCAGGAGAAGCTGCTTGATCTGTTGCTGCGCAAAGCCCGCCAACGGGACTTCGCGCCCCAGCGCTTTAACGAGTTGAAAGCCCAGTTGCTGCGCAACTGGAATGGCATCCGCACCGCGCGGCCCATCTCCCGTCTGTTCAATGCCCTGACCGCCACCCTGCAACGCCGCAGTCATGAACCCCTGAATATGGCCGCCGCACTGGAGAACTGCTCCCTCGAGCAGCTGCATCACCACATCGATACCCTGTACCAGAGCGTGCACGTGGAGGGATTGATCTACGGGGACTGGCTGCAGGCTGAAGCGGAAGGGTTGAGCCAGCGCCTGAATCACACCCTGTCCCAGGTGTCCAAGCCGGGCCCGGAGGTGCAGCGCCAGCTGATCAGCATCCAGGGCCGCGGCACCATCCTGCGCGAGATCAGCCATGACCATCAGGACAGCGCCATCATCGTTTACTACCAGTCGCGGCAAAGCGATCTGGATAAGATGGCCCTGTTCTGCCTGCTCAACCACAGTATGACCAGCAGCTTCTTTAACGAGCTGCGCACCAAGCAACAGCTGGGTTATATGGTGGGCACCAGCTATGTACCGATGAACCGCTGTCCGGGCATCATATTCTATGTCCAGAGTCCGGTGGCCGGCCCGTTGCAGCTGATGGAGTCCATCGACCAGTTTATTGCCGACTACAGCTACGCCCTGATGCAGATCTCCGCCAGCCAGTGGCAAGCCACCAAAGACGCGCTCTGCAACCAGATCCTGGAGCAGGACAATAACCTCAAGTCCAAGGCCCAGCGCCTGTGGGTCAGCATCGGCAACAAGGACACCGACTTTGACCATCGCGAAAAGATCGCCGAGGCGATTCAGAAGCTGGAGCGGGCTGACCTTATCCGCTACATCATGCAGCAGATGCGGCGCAGCAATCCGGATCGCCTGGTGCTCTACTCCATCGGAGGCTCCCACAGCGAACACGAGCCCCTCTCCGGCGAACGCCAGATCACCGACCTGAGCTACTTTAAGGGCCAGGCCGACCTGATTGATTTCTAG